One Argentina anserina chromosome 6, drPotAnse1.1, whole genome shotgun sequence genomic window, TTAAAGGTTATCAAACCCATATGAGTGTAGGGACTCCTGGAAGCTAATCAATTCAATAAATAGTTTGTATGACCTACTTTCTCTGCTTCAAGGGGTTTATGCTCCTTTGTGAAGTAGCTACCCACCTTTTTCGGGTGGGGTTAGTTAGTATGACTTACTTTGATCTCAAAAGTTAACATAAAATGATGAAACTTAAATACTGAGAATATTTTAGACACTCCAAAGAGGCCTAGTGAGACTCAAGATAAGGTGAAAATTTTACTTTGGTTAACAAAATCCATCTCAATTTAGTACCAAATTCATGAATATTGTTTAGAGTCAGAAACAGCTTTCTGAAATGGCTAGGCATATGTATGGAGAATGGTGCTAGATGACAGTAGCCCTCGTGTGTTTTAAGATCTCAATCATCTCATGTATCTTCCAAATGTTCAATGGCAGATAACAGTGGTATGTGTATGATTATTGCATGTAGTTGCCTTTGCTTCAGTGCTTAGCTGAGAGGggaattttaaaaaaaaaaagtactgtTGAATGAGTATCTCTTTGATCCTCTTCTGGTGTAACCTATATTTATAAAGTACCAAGCTGATCTTCCTCTTCATATTGCAGGGATTCTTTTTTTGCTTCAGAGATTCTAGATTGAGAAATAAAGAATACGAGTCTATTCAGTTCATTAGTCATTGTGAAACACCAAACATGTACAAACTATTCCTCAcagattttaattttcttttaggGAACTGCGGATGAAGTAGTTGATTGCTCTCATGGCAAGCAACTTTGGGAGCTATGTAAAGAAAAGTACGAACCGCTATGGCTTAAAGGAGGCAACCACTGTAATTTAGAACTGTATCCTGAGTACATCAGGCATCTGAAGAAGTTCATATCAACTGTCGAGAAGTCTCCATCCCAAAGATACAGCTCTAGGAGAAGCACAGACCAGTTTGAGCAGCCTCGGAAGAGTACCGAAGTCTACGAAGTTTCTAGGAAGAGCACTGATCGAAGAGAGAAACCAAAGAAGAGTACCACTGATAGACCTGAGAAACTGAAAAACCAGTTCATTAGTGCTGATAAACTAGAAAAATTAAAAGTATCCTTTGACCACATGGACAGGTCTCGGAGAAGTGTGGACTGCCATGAGAAGTCCAGAAAAAGTGTTGATCACCAACTGGATAGAGCGCGGAAGAGTGTGGATAGATTGGATAGAATACGGTCTGGATAATTGGTGTTGTAAAGGGATATGCAGAATTCAAGCCTTGTCTGGTGTTGTGGGaaaagtatttgttttttcttctttttcttataaTTTATGGTGATCTTGCTGTGTAATTTGGCTTGTAGCAGTTATAACAACGATTGCATTGCATAAAATGAGAAGGGGTTTGGTATCATCACGGTATTTTTCTTGTGAATTTAACAGGGTTTTCCTTCCAGTTCCACTCTTGAGTTCTGAGTTCCAACTTCCAAGCAATTGAACTAAGCCTTTGATGTGAATACTAAATTTCTGCTTCACTACAAGCTTTACGGAAGCTGTATATATGAGTAACTACATAAACTTCTGACAAACACTCCAGCACAAACACTAAGGCACAAAACATTACAACGACAAAAATTGGTTGGAAACTACTATGGACAGAAAAGGTGACGTTATGGAATTTTACCAAATCAATAGCAATCTTTGTATAGTTGTATGAACGTTGCTGTCAAAGAACAACAAGCCAGGAGATACATGTTCTTATCCTGAACTAGACGGTGTTAAAGGATTTCAGTCTCTTGTCGTTTATATACTAGCTTGTATATGCTAGGACAATATACAACTTGGTGTTCATTACACATTCTGCACAAAATAAGAAGGAAATAGTGAACTGATAAACAAGACGgaattgaaacttcagagATTCATTTAACCAAAGTTTCTAACACATCCTGCAACGGATTtttccaaaaaagaaaaaaaaaatctgcaaCGATATATTGTTGCATAAGCTGCTGTGTGAGACCCACATTCCAAAGTTTCACCTAAAGACTCCTTGGAGTCCTTGCTTTAGTCTAAGGAATATCACTTACGTCTACTTTCATGAACAACGACCAGGGTCGTGGAGGAACCTGGCTAATTAGGTGTGCGCTCACTGTGTTCCACTATGGCTGATGGAGGGAGAGTGCCAATGCAGATCTCGTGAACTGTTGCGAAAAGCGGGAAGAACTGTAACCACCCACGGTGGCTTAAAACTTCATAAACTTCTTTGGCAGTTGACACACCCTTCATATAAGAGAGGAACAGTCAAATATAATGATCAACAGAGTTAACTGTCAGGGAAAGGAATTTTGCAAATGATCTATATACTTTCAGTTCTTTTGAACTGTAGAACTGATGAAATGTGATATGTTTTTTGTAATTACATctgaaaaaaattatgattcTTTTAATTATTCAGGAAGCAGCTTGTTGTGCATTCACAATACAAAAGCTTTTCCAACTTGCCACTACATACTATTAACAAGGTAACAAGAGCTTtccaatttcaaaaaaaaagtaacaagaGCTTATATATCTTTAATAATATCATTTTTGTTGTGCATTAGTTCAAAAAAATTGCAAGTAATTCCATGATACTTGTAAGTGTAAACCTGTAATTTTTGACCCTGCAGCATTTCAGCTTCAAGCTCATCAAACGATCTGCAAATGACAAGCACAAAGGTACTGAAATTACTACCATGTTCttataactttcacgtcccaAGATGAGAAGCGTTACCTTTTCCCTCCATTCTTTGCGAAAGCTTCTGCAACTTTCCTGTTTCTTCCTCCCACTGCCATACAGAGTGAGGTTaagtaaaaagaaataaaagaataaataGGAGGAGAAATCCTCATGCTTCCTTACAGCAAGTTGTGATGAGATCAGCAACACCGCAGCTCTCAAAGAAGGTGCTGTCCTTGACAGATGAAAACAACATTTTGGAAAATGCCTTCATCTCTCTCAAACCAATTCTCATAATTGCAGCCTGGTTGTTCATACACGCATGCCAAAATGAGTAGAAAGGCGGTAAAGACCAGAGTTCAACAACCATACAGACATTTGAACTTACCTTGGTGTTATTTCCCATGTCCAAGCCATCCACGAAACCTGTTCCATAAATGATTAAGCTCTTTGTTCATCATTGAATTTTGACAAGGGAGAGATAACTAGTAGATACAAACCTGCTGCTATGGCCACAACATTTTTCAGAGTACCACATAGTTCTACGCCTTCCACATCTTGGACCTATAAGTCCATATAACCCAAGTTTGAATTTAATGCGTCTTCAATACTTATTATGTAGATTTAATAGCTAAATCCATGTTTATGATTAGCTGCACTCACAGGTGTGACTATGAAGTAGGATGTAGTAAAGAGTTGAACCCATTTCTCCGCAATCTCTTTGTTTTCTCTGTATCCAACTGTGGCTTCACTAAATTTCTCCACAGCAATCTACACAAGCAGTATCCAATTTCAGTAAAGGCTGGTGTACAATGATCCAGCATATGAAGCTataaaaaatagagagaaaagTAGCATTAATAACCTCATTAGCTATGTTTGCTCCCATCAGAACACAGCAATTTACGCCCAATTGCTGAGTGATGAGATTAGAGATCATGCATGGGCCTTCCATCTTGACCTCCATTCCTTTAATAAGAGAAATAGCCTCCACATCCTCGCCTATCTTCCCTGCTAGTCTTTTGCATATACCTTCCATAAATTGATGTGGAGTAACAAACACCAGCATGTTTGCACCAGTCACTGCAACACTCCCCCATTAGAATCACTGAAAGTTTTCCCAAACTACCCAAAATAGTAACTTTGAAAACGCCACTAAAGCTTTTCTGAGATAATAAATACCTGCATTAACAAGGTCTGGGTCTGCAACAACATTTTTCCCAAGCTTTATGCCAGGCAGATACTTGACATTTTCCTATCACACAAAATGGTAAGAAgattaaaatgaaatatacatatatataattcacatATAACATAAATCGTAACTCAAGATCAATGTTTTTTTACATTTCTTGTGTTGATGGCATCTGTGAGCTTCTCACCACTTGGCAATGTCTCCTCAAACACCCACATTCTCACTTCATCTGAAAATAACccaaattaagaaaatggaaacccaCTAAAATCTCCGAAACCCCCCAAAAGCCTAGACCAAAGCATATTATAAactcaattcaaatcacattgGCTATTTTGAGTGTTCACAACTTAGAGCATCATAAatcttcatttcttttttgaatgCTCACACTTACTTCCCAATAGGGTTTCCACCACAAGCTCCAAACTTCACACAAAAATAACACTCAATTCATTACACACTGAATCCTAGTGAAAAACACCATAAAGCCTCCAACTTTACAGTGCACACACAAACAATTCACAAACACCAACATTCCTGCATGCAAAGAAAGCCATCAAAACGTAATTTTTACCATGAAAAGAAGGAAGCCTAATGGTGTTGGAGGCAATGAGCTTAGCAGCCACACTACCCCAGTTGCCACTGCCCACAACTGTGATTCTGTTCTTGCGAGCAGGTGATCCATCATTGGAGGAGGTCTTGTGGGTCGTCACAGTAGCTGCTGCTGCTTCTTGTGGAGCCAttgctgaagaagaagaagagagaaaacgagagagaaatgaagaagaagaaaaagaagagtaaATGGGTAATGCATGgaagaagagagggagagatgCAACACTATATAAGAGAGGAGAAGACACTCGTCGGGGCGGAGATGCCATACACGTTTCGGTACAAACGATGTGTCGTTGTGTATTCCCCGTTAAATCTGGCGATCTCCTCTATGACTGTTTAGACATTTCAGACTACGATATGACAGGTCAAAACTCTAAAAAGGGGTTATAGCGTGTGTTGTACTTGTCTTCATATCTATCAATCTATGTTTCTATTCCTTAGTCAAGTAGAGAAATATCATGGTgtgttttacatttttacttgCATGGATTAACCCTCCTAAATCCTCGTTCTGCCTTCCTTGATCCCTCCTTGATGTTTTAGCAAGGTGATTATAGTTAGTGCCTATCTCATTTTTTGTTAGGTTTGGTCCAAGCTATGATGAGTGTTCTTCGCTAAGAACAAAGAATTGGATTAGATGATATTACAGTTTGGAATCtcgttgatttgatttgtgatttagATTATGGAGTTGATACACGAGGAATAATCGGTCCAAAAACAAATTAGGAAGGAAATGTGAAACGGTGAAACCAACCGGCCCCTTTGCCCGTCTTCGATAATAGCCTCCTCATTTGGAGGAATACTGATAACCTAACTTGACTATTCTTGTGGCAATGAATGGTCCAAGATATGACAGACGATTTCATTCCCATTTTCGAAATACTCTTGCATTTTAAGGGAATTTCCACGTAGAATGTGCGACTTATATTGactttgtatttctattgcaTTATCTTAAGATAAAAAACGCATTTCATAATGCATTAGCTTATATCAAACAGTAACTCATCAAGCAAGTGATATATCGTATCTATAAGCACAAGCACATGATGTACGTATTCCTATTTTATATCGATCAATTCATATACTTTCATTGTACGTACcttcaattcattcatagTACCTACCTCTTCGGAACCCAATTTTGCCAAATGTTAAAAAATCACACTGTTCAAAACGTATACTTTACAGAAGAGTATTCCTTATTTTACAGACACTACTTATACTCTTCTTCTTATTGGATCTTTTCCCATGAAAGCAAACACAGTTTTACACTAGTTTTATCCTATTGAAAGAATATCAGATTAATGCACTATAGTATCCAAGTGACCGAAGCAATATAAACGACACACATGCATATCTCTGTGTAATCATGTAGATGTCAAGATTCAACGGAATGGAAGGACATATGTCTTCTCCTCTCGTGTCGCATTTTCCATGTACTGTTGGCCTGTTGCCAAGCCATTCGAACAGGCAACTGGAAGAGTGTCACCGTACGTATGAAAGTTGATTAGTTGCGAGTTGCAACTCTTACCTGAAATGTAATTAGGGAATCAATTAAGCAAACCACTGCATTGCTGCAATGCGTCATGCCGTCATATTAGTACTGCATGTTACTGTATATATAACCTGAAGCAAACCTTTCAGGAGGTAGACTAACATGAAGGGGGTAGCAAAATTTTCTACAGTTACGGTTCCGATCGGCAGAACTACAAGTAAGAAGTAGCTAGTAAAAATTACCTTTTGGCTACATCCTGCCTACCTCTATAATTAGTTGAAGATTTATGAAAGATACTAGTAAAAGTGCTCAAGTTCATTAGTTTGAATTGGAAAGTTGGTGTTATAATTGTTTCTATATTGTCCAGGATATGCTTTTGCTTCAATAATAAGTGACAGACAATTTTGTTGCCTACAATGatcaataatttatatatattaaaactgaatttaaaaaaatcagaattTAAAAATGAAAGGAGACGGGTTGGGTTTTGTCTCCCCTTTTTTGTCATCGGCGCCAAATTTCCGCAGGCCTTACTCGGAAAATGGGAGATGAAAGTTTATTGAATTAAGGACAATTTACATTTgtaccttatatatatatatatatatatatatatatatatatatatatatatattagaagaCAGAACTTATCATTCGCTGCCCTAAATATTTAGGAACTAGCTTTAGGAGATGACTTTATCCACAAACCAATTAATCAATTATGTCTCAAATTATTTTGGGGAACGAAATCTCAACTTTTGGAGTCAAATTGATTTTGTCTCTGGACGGGTTATTTGTAGTAGTGATCTTATTACTAGCTTATtccatattatatatatatatatactacagTATGGATCATTTGGATCAACATAACTTGCTTTCATATCTTATGGAAAGCTAGGTTGCACAGACACGACATTGCAGTGGCGTATCATATGTCCGACACGGAATACGGACACGCTCCAATACGCGTGTCCGCAATCGGACATGTGAACTGACTTTAgacacggcccggacacgcggacatgcaccaactcataataaaagtgaaagtgcttatggtgataatcgaaccttggtcatccaagacaCTCAACAACttctcaaccattccaacagattcattttttgttatatttatgcacactttaatatatatatatataagagagaaactcgtgataaaaataagaatgcttgtggtgggattcgaaccttggttatccaaggtacttatcaagtccttagccattttaacaagttatattttcatcattttaatgcacactttgacatatatatatacatctaaaattataaatactttcaaatttataaaataatttttaaatatatatatatattaaaaataatatttaattaacgtgtcagCCAcctgtccgtgtccaaaaaaatttatatatgccgtatctacgtatcgaatcgtgtttaatacggacactcgtgtccgtgtccgtgctacttagatGGAAAGTCATCTAGCTcgtcctttttcttttcttcagtAATTTATGATAATTAAGCTATATATCTGGATCGGATTAAGCTTATTATCAATATTATGTATAGAGTTCTTCTTTGAATATCGCCAATCTATTCAAAtatgaagaaatgataaaCCGACATATATACTAGCTAGCTATCTGCAGATTCAACTCGATCTAGTTCTTGCCGTTAAGCTATAGCCACAAATCTTCAGCAGATATCGGACATAAGAGCTAGCTCAGAAAGATCTTTAACAATACAATTAAGTAACTATTAACTAAACCCACTTAAAAATCTACAACTCCCTTAGTACTCACGATCGATTATGCAAATTGGGGTTTTAGGGTAGTGTAAGTGGAATGTAGTAGGTGTGAGTGTGAGTGGAATGTAGTAGGTATAGTGGAGATAGTGGAGTGAGTAGGTAGatgaattagcctatatatatcattgtaATATGTATATGAACATCAATTAAAAATCAAGCAAGTGTAAATTGAAACtcaacttggtatcagagctcttGTTgagtctctgttttttttttttctgggtttgtttcttttggccgCCGAGTGTTGCTTCTCTGCCGTGCCACTTCCGCTCCGTCATCTGCTACGACGGCTCTGGTAACTTCCAATTCTGTAGATAGGGCGACTAAATCAAACAGGAATTGCCAGCCCTTTCTTTGCCATGCTATCCAAGATGTCATTGAGCGCTTGACACAAGCCAACAATCTGTTGATCCCATTGTTGCAGCTCTTCAGTGTCATCCTCAAAATGTATCACAGCTTCAACCTGATCAATAGATCCCCTCATTTTGTCCTCATATATCATTCTTGAATCAATCTTCTCAGCTTTTGGAGGCTCAATTCCCAGCAAGCAAAGGCATCAATTTCTGGTTTCCTCAAAATTCCTTGACGACTCCCACGTCTCGGGGCTCATCTCCACCTCCATTCGCTCCGCCCTCCCGACTGCCCTCGCTGCTCCGGTGTCGCACCCGCAGCGACGACGACACACGCACACGCGCTCCACCGCCGGAGACGCTCCTCCTCTCCGGTCGCGCTCCACCGCTTAGAGTCGCTCTTCTGCCCCTCGGATCTCCTCCGTCAAAATCttccatcatcttcttcaactGAGCAGCTGCTTCTCCCCCGATCCGATCCGGTGAATTTCGGGGAATTTCTGCCCTCTCTCAACCCGACCCGCTAGACAGGACCCGACCCGGTAAcgtgacccgacccggtccaccgATCCGACCCGGTTCGCCAGATTCTGTCAGTGCATACTCACCGTCAGTGCAAATACACCGACGACAGATTGTTCGGTGCATACTCACCGTCAGTGCAAATACACCGACGACAGATTGttctcaatttttttgtttttgtttgctaTCTTAATaccttgtttcttttcaatgggttctggacacgaaactgagggttctcagctcccgaccttcgaagtatctgtcaaaagTTCTGATAGTGGATCATTTGGGGGCACCAAACTCAacggaaccaatttccgtaaatggaaacgactcatgactgctcatcttcgaggcatgcacaagatgggacATGTAACCGGCATCACTAAGGCCCCTAGTCctgaggatattgttgcctacaacaaatgggacgacgacgacggtcttgtcatgtccatcttatggaaagctatgaatgatgagatagttgatatggtggaggcatgtgccaCCGCAcaggcaatatgggagacactaaCTAGCTTatttactaatgactctgatttcatacaggttcatgagttaatgtgcacagctttggccatacaccaggatgggcaaccggtggcgcactatttcaccaaattaaagaatatttgggctgagattgatgtgaaacgtccttgcatgattcaaaatcaagaggatatcgtttggtaccaaaaggagaaTGAGCTTGAAtgagttcaccattttctgaaaggtcttgatgcaaagcataccagtgcgaaaggcgaattgctccgaatgaccgaaccacctagcctactcaccgctttcacctatatccgaaaggatgagtctcagcaagAGAGTATTCTTCCGGCACCGGCTGtcatttccagccttactgttcatgctcgatctccggcaccaccacttccgcaagcaacttctgctccccttcatcgacaaggaccaccaccaggtttcgggaatcagccccgccctccttgctcttattgccatgacaccaaccatgctcgtgtgacctgttggaaattatatccacATCTTAGGCCCaaaaggcctaattatcgtccccaGGCAAAAGCAACAGCAGCTCTTCATTTAGTTCCGGAacccgatatctatggtgtggttgggcaggatcatcatactgctggaggagcacctaccgcatccatcgttggccgtggtcaaattggtatggccttcaatatttctcactctgttagttctgATACCtgaattattgattctggtgcatctgatcatatgacttatgccaaatcttattttaccgtattatcccctccacccgtaccctatgttactaatgctaatggtgaggcattccccgtattagggacagggtctgtt contains:
- the LOC126799439 gene encoding glycerol-3-phosphate dehydrogenase [NAD(+)], coding for MASPPRRVSSPLLYSVASLPLFFHALPIYSSFSSSSFLSRFLSSSSSAMAPQEAAAATVTTHKTSSNDGSPARKNRITVVGSGNWGSVAAKLIASNTIRLPSFHDEVRMWVFEETLPSGEKLTDAINTRNENVKYLPGIKLGKNVVADPDLVNAVTGANMLVFVTPHQFMEGICKRLAGKIGEDVEAISLIKGMEVKMEGPCMISNLITQQLGVNCCVLMGANIANEIAVEKFSEATVGYRENKEIAEKWVQLFTTSYFIVTPVQDVEGVELCGTLKNVVAIAAGFVDGLDMGNNTKAAIMRIGLREMKAFSKMLFSSVKDSTFFESCGVADLITTCLGGRNRKVAEAFAKNGGKRSFDELEAEMLQGQKLQGVSTAKEVYEVLSHRGWLQFFPLFATVHEICIGTLPPSAIVEHSERTPN